The following are encoded together in the Desulfococcus multivorans genome:
- a CDS encoding ABC transporter ATP-binding protein — protein sequence MTGTCSKAAGSALLIEFRGVTKVYGKGHAVMRALDGVDLTIARGEFVAVMGPSGSGKSTCMNILGCLDTPTEGTYRFDGVDVGGLTRDQRALLRRHYLGFIFQGFNLLNRTSALENVELPLIYRKIPARQRRESALAALETVGLADWAAHTPGELSGGQQQRVAIARAIVSEPQVLLADEPTGNLDSARSREIMELLADFNDRRGITILMVTHEADMAAYAGRRIQFRDGRIDRGFEEDKET from the coding sequence ATGACCGGAACCTGCAGCAAAGCGGCCGGAAGCGCCCTCCTGATCGAATTCCGGGGGGTCACGAAGGTCTACGGCAAGGGGCATGCGGTCATGCGGGCCCTGGACGGCGTCGATCTCACCATCGCCAGGGGCGAGTTCGTGGCGGTGATGGGTCCCAGCGGTTCGGGAAAATCCACCTGCATGAACATCCTGGGATGCCTGGACACCCCCACCGAGGGCACCTACCGCTTCGACGGGGTGGATGTGGGGGGCCTCACCCGGGATCAGCGGGCTCTGCTGCGCCGCCACTACCTCGGTTTCATCTTCCAGGGGTTCAACCTGCTCAACCGCACCTCGGCCCTGGAGAATGTGGAACTGCCCCTGATCTACCGGAAGATACCGGCCCGGCAACGCCGGGAGTCGGCCCTGGCGGCCCTCGAGACGGTGGGGCTGGCGGACTGGGCCGCCCACACGCCGGGGGAACTCTCCGGCGGGCAACAGCAGCGGGTGGCCATTGCGAGGGCGATCGTGAGCGAACCCCAGGTGCTTCTGGCCGACGAGCCCACGGGCAACCTCGACAGCGCCCGCAGCCGAGAGATCATGGAACTCCTTGCCGACTTCAATGACCGGCGGGGCATCACCATCCTCATGGTCACCCATGAGGCCGATATGGCGGCCTATGCCGGCCGACGGATCCAGTTCCGCGACGGCCGCATCGACCGCGGATTTGAAGAGGACAAGGAAACCTGA
- a CDS encoding efflux RND transporter periplasmic adaptor subunit, with product MKPIGAGRLAVLTVVAAVVAALGWMIYNKLQGGGDPEKQSGGPQPAPVAVAPIQRGPIVLSRTFSGALEAPAKFVVAPKVSGRIEAVFVDLADTVSRGRVVAALDDDEYVQAVAEARAELAVNRANLAEAESALEIAGRELARIETLRKRGVTSDAQMDTARANQLAKKAQLEVARAHVTKAEAALAAANIRLGYTRVTAGWTGSDALRVVAERYVEEGDTVSANTPLMAIVDLDPLIGVIFVTEKDYARLELSQSVTLTTDAYPGERFEGRVDRIAPIFQEATRQAKVELTIENPRHRLKPGMFIRATVVLDRAEDAVIVPEEALTSRGDRTGVFVVDAAGRSVSWRSVTVGIREAGRVQVAGEDLDGRVVILGQQLLEDGSPVTIPDDAGKSGGGIG from the coding sequence GTGAAACCTATCGGAGCAGGACGCCTGGCGGTGTTGACGGTGGTTGCGGCAGTGGTCGCCGCCTTGGGCTGGATGATCTACAACAAACTCCAGGGGGGCGGGGATCCCGAAAAACAGAGCGGCGGGCCGCAGCCCGCTCCTGTCGCAGTGGCCCCGATTCAGCGTGGCCCCATCGTGCTCAGCCGCACATTCAGCGGCGCCCTGGAGGCCCCGGCAAAGTTCGTGGTGGCGCCGAAGGTGAGCGGGCGCATCGAAGCGGTTTTCGTCGATCTGGCCGACACCGTCTCAAGAGGCCGGGTCGTGGCGGCCCTGGATGACGACGAATATGTCCAGGCGGTGGCCGAGGCCCGGGCCGAACTGGCGGTGAACCGCGCCAATCTTGCCGAGGCGGAAAGCGCCCTCGAGATCGCAGGCCGCGAGCTGGCCCGCATCGAAACGCTTCGGAAGCGGGGTGTGACCTCGGATGCCCAGATGGACACGGCCCGGGCCAATCAACTGGCCAAAAAGGCGCAGCTCGAGGTGGCCCGGGCCCATGTGACCAAAGCCGAGGCCGCTCTGGCGGCAGCCAACATCCGTCTCGGCTACACCCGGGTGACGGCGGGGTGGACGGGATCGGACGCCCTGCGCGTCGTGGCCGAGCGCTACGTCGAGGAAGGCGACACCGTCTCCGCCAACACGCCGCTGATGGCCATCGTCGACCTCGATCCGTTGATCGGGGTCATCTTCGTGACCGAGAAGGACTACGCGCGCCTGGAGCTCTCTCAGAGCGTCACCCTGACCACCGACGCCTATCCGGGCGAGCGGTTCGAAGGGCGGGTGGACCGCATCGCCCCGATCTTCCAGGAGGCCACCCGGCAGGCCAAGGTGGAGTTGACCATCGAAAACCCCCGGCATCGGCTCAAACCCGGTATGTTCATCCGGGCCACCGTGGTACTCGACCGGGCCGAGGACGCCGTGATCGTTCCGGAGGAAGCCCTGACATCGCGAGGGGACCGGACCGGGGTGTTTGTCGTCGATGCGGCGGGGCGGTCGGTCTCATGGCGCAGCGTCACCGTGGGTATTCGCGAGGCCGGACGCGTTCAGGTGGCGGGGGAAGACCTTGACGGACGGGTCGTGATTCTGGGGCAGCAGCTGCTCGAAGACGGATCGCCCGTCACGATTCCCGACGACGCCGGGAAGAGCGGCGGAGGCATCGGATGA
- a CDS encoding efflux RND transporter permease subunit — MTLPKFSVDRPILTIMVTLIVVIVGAVSLSRLRIDLLPSIELPTVSIRTEYEGASPEVMERRVTQIIEEIVATVPGVEEITSTSSEGSSIVRVNFVWGTDIDTAALDVQSKLEDEINELPDDIVRPRVSKFDIAGFPVVILGISSSLDPVELTQLIEDRIRYRFSRIPGVAQVDLWGEYTREVRIALDPDRIKALGLPLNRIVDALQNANIDLPAGQIESGRHEVTIRAPAEFTDLDQIRNTAVFRQGGAVVTLGQVADVRDTYEKRTRIVRVNGERGLRVGIRKQADANTVEVSRRVLAEIDAVNDAFPQVRVIPVINQGNFIERSIANVAQSVLYGGGLAVAVLLFFLRNIRSTIVISVAIPISVVATFALIYFGGFTLNLMTLGGLALGVGMMVDSSVVVLENIVRRAAENGETPTDAAVNGAQEVGPAIVASTITTLVVFLPMAFVRGVSGILFQELAYVIIFSLVCSLLVSLSLAPMLASRLLRPAGTRLRPLPARIARWGAALDRLFEGLNSGYRDVIGWVLDHRGLIVAGSVAALGGSLLLLPMIGSEFLPPSDEGEVRVTGEMEIGIRLDLLDRQVRRMEDIITAAVPEAVSWVASLGATGWRPGQSSEGEIRISLQPAGQRTRSNVEIANDLRRRLTGRIPGMAIRTQAPQGQFLLERILGGEEGLTIEIRGFELETLNLLSQRVAAAVAGIPGLTDIDVENEGGMPQQEIYVDRAKAADLGLSVRDVTEVLETAVAGSRAGEYRTGGNAYRIFVQLEDVEKRSLDEILDLTLTAAAGESVALRNLVATRAGEGPIYIDRKDQQRIVTVRANVTDGDLGTAAKAVQARLEGIPRPVEYDLQVAGTFEEQQKAFRELVLSLVLALVFVYMVLACQYESLRDPVIVMVSVPLAAVGVLVTLFLTDTTLNLQSYIGCIMLGGIVVNNAILLVDQAGRLQGEGMSPRKAVTEAGRRRLRPILMTTLTTILALLPLAFGIGEGADAQAPLARAVVGGLTGSTLITLMLIPAVYLIFHPEPKGRDH; from the coding sequence ATGACCCTGCCGAAATTCAGCGTGGATCGGCCCATCCTCACCATCATGGTCACCCTCATCGTTGTCATCGTGGGTGCCGTCTCCCTGAGCCGCCTGCGCATCGACCTGCTGCCCAGCATCGAACTGCCCACCGTCTCCATCCGAACCGAGTACGAGGGGGCGAGCCCCGAGGTCATGGAGCGGCGGGTCACCCAGATCATCGAGGAAATCGTCGCTACGGTCCCGGGAGTGGAAGAGATCACGTCCACCTCGTCCGAGGGAAGCAGCATCGTCCGGGTCAACTTCGTGTGGGGCACGGACATCGACACCGCGGCCCTCGATGTCCAGTCCAAACTCGAGGATGAGATCAACGAATTGCCCGACGACATCGTGCGTCCCAGGGTCAGCAAGTTCGACATCGCCGGATTTCCAGTGGTCATTCTCGGCATCTCCAGCAGTCTCGACCCCGTGGAGCTCACCCAGCTCATCGAGGACCGGATCCGGTACCGGTTCTCGCGCATACCGGGGGTCGCGCAGGTGGACCTCTGGGGTGAGTACACCCGGGAGGTGCGCATCGCGCTGGACCCCGACCGGATCAAGGCCCTGGGGCTTCCCTTGAATCGGATCGTCGATGCCCTTCAAAACGCCAATATCGACCTGCCGGCGGGTCAGATCGAGTCGGGTCGGCATGAGGTCACGATCCGGGCGCCCGCCGAGTTCACGGATCTCGACCAGATCCGCAATACCGCGGTTTTCCGGCAGGGGGGCGCCGTGGTGACCCTCGGTCAGGTGGCCGATGTTCGGGACACCTACGAAAAGCGGACGCGCATCGTCCGCGTCAACGGCGAACGGGGTCTCCGGGTTGGGATCCGCAAACAGGCCGACGCCAATACCGTAGAGGTTTCACGGCGCGTTCTCGCCGAGATCGATGCGGTGAACGACGCCTTTCCCCAGGTTCGGGTCATTCCGGTGATCAACCAGGGCAACTTCATCGAAAGATCGATTGCCAACGTCGCGCAGTCGGTGCTTTACGGCGGCGGGCTGGCTGTTGCGGTGCTCCTCTTTTTCCTGCGCAATATCAGGAGCACGATCGTCATATCCGTGGCCATTCCCATCTCGGTCGTCGCCACCTTCGCGCTCATCTATTTCGGGGGCTTCACCCTGAACCTGATGACCCTTGGCGGCCTGGCGCTGGGGGTCGGTATGATGGTGGACAGCTCCGTGGTGGTTCTGGAGAATATCGTCCGGCGCGCCGCCGAGAACGGTGAAACGCCCACGGATGCCGCGGTGAACGGGGCTCAGGAGGTCGGCCCGGCCATTGTGGCCTCCACCATCACCACACTGGTGGTTTTTCTGCCGATGGCCTTTGTCCGCGGCGTATCGGGCATTCTGTTCCAGGAGCTGGCTTACGTGATTATCTTTTCGCTGGTCTGCTCCCTTCTCGTTTCCCTCAGCCTGGCGCCGATGCTCGCCTCGAGGCTCCTCCGTCCGGCCGGGACCCGCCTTCGCCCCCTCCCGGCCCGGATCGCCCGATGGGGGGCTGCTCTGGATCGGCTCTTTGAGGGCCTCAACAGCGGCTACCGCGATGTGATCGGCTGGGTGCTGGATCACCGGGGCCTTATCGTGGCGGGCTCCGTCGCTGCGCTCGGCGGGAGTCTCCTTCTGCTGCCGATGATCGGATCTGAATTCCTTCCCCCCAGCGACGAGGGGGAGGTGCGCGTCACGGGTGAGATGGAGATCGGCATCCGGCTTGACCTGCTGGACCGACAAGTCCGGCGCATGGAAGACATTATCACGGCGGCCGTGCCGGAGGCTGTCTCGTGGGTGGCCAGCCTTGGCGCCACTGGATGGCGCCCCGGTCAGTCCTCCGAGGGGGAGATCCGCATCTCCCTGCAGCCCGCGGGTCAACGGACCCGATCCAATGTGGAGATCGCCAATGATCTCCGGCGCCGCCTCACGGGCAGGATTCCGGGCATGGCGATCCGCACCCAGGCGCCCCAGGGACAGTTTCTTCTGGAGCGGATTCTGGGGGGGGAAGAGGGGTTGACCATCGAGATCCGCGGTTTTGAGCTGGAAACGCTGAATCTTCTCTCCCAGAGGGTCGCTGCGGCGGTTGCCGGAATTCCGGGACTCACCGACATCGACGTGGAGAATGAGGGGGGTATGCCCCAGCAGGAGATTTATGTGGACCGTGCCAAGGCCGCCGATCTCGGCTTGAGCGTCCGCGACGTGACCGAGGTGCTGGAAACCGCCGTGGCCGGCTCCCGTGCCGGCGAGTACCGGACGGGCGGCAACGCCTATCGGATCTTCGTGCAGCTTGAGGACGTTGAGAAGCGTTCCCTGGACGAAATTCTCGACCTGACCCTTACCGCCGCCGCAGGCGAGTCGGTGGCCCTCCGGAACCTCGTTGCAACACGGGCGGGTGAGGGGCCCATTTATATCGACCGGAAGGACCAGCAGCGAATCGTCACGGTCAGGGCCAACGTCACGGACGGGGATCTGGGCACTGCGGCAAAGGCCGTCCAGGCCCGGCTGGAGGGGATCCCCCGGCCTGTCGAGTACGATCTTCAGGTGGCCGGCACCTTCGAGGAGCAGCAGAAGGCTTTTCGCGAACTCGTGTTGTCCCTGGTCCTGGCCCTGGTCTTCGTGTACATGGTGCTCGCCTGTCAGTACGAATCGCTTCGGGATCCCGTCATCGTCATGGTCTCGGTGCCCCTGGCGGCGGTGGGGGTGCTGGTGACCCTCTTCCTGACCGACACGACGCTGAACCTGCAGTCCTACATCGGCTGCATCATGCTCGGGGGGATTGTCGTCAACAACGCGATTCTGCTGGTGGATCAGGCCGGGCGCCTGCAGGGGGAGGGCATGAGCCCCCGGAAGGCCGTGACCGAGGCCGGACGGCGCCGTCTGCGGCCGATCCTGATGACGACGCTGACGACCATCCTCGCCCTCCTGCCCCTGGCCTTTGGGATCGGTGAAGGCGCCGACGCCCAGGCCCCGCTGGCGCGGGCGGTTGTGGGCGGGCTTACGGGATCGACCCTGATTACGCTGATGCTCATTCCGGCCGTTTACCTGATCTTTCATCCCGAACCCAAAGGACGCGACCATTGA
- a CDS encoding efflux RND transporter periplasmic adaptor subunit: MKQPPETDIRKTLGIGATRSRARRRRWIIGAGVALLLLIAAVTIWRMKADRNALTYITRPATRGDLVVTVTATGNLAATNEVMVGSELSGIIKTVEVDYNDPVEKGQPLARLDDIKFRAAVMKSRAALASARARLEEAGATRVETEKRLARYRKTRAMTGGKLPSVEELETAEAALARAVAAVGVARAAIDEADAQRVEDEANLARTIIYSPVNGIVLNRDVDPGQTVAASLQAPVLFTLAEDLRRMELQVDVDEADVGQVKEGQSAEFTVDAYPDLTFRAGITQLRFGAQDTDGVVTYTAIMNVDNPDLLLRPGMTATADITVERRTDALLVPNAALHFTPPQPKTSQRRGLMGAILPRPPHSRKPRAGSDETPDARQVWVLKDGRPVPVPVTVDATDGSLTAVTGGALNAGQALVVDAVGEAS; this comes from the coding sequence ATGAAACAACCCCCTGAAACCGACATCCGGAAAACGCTGGGCATCGGCGCCACCCGAAGTCGCGCCCGCCGCAGACGATGGATCATCGGGGCGGGTGTCGCCCTTCTTCTCCTCATCGCCGCGGTCACAATATGGCGCATGAAGGCGGATAGGAACGCCCTCACCTACATTACCCGACCCGCGACCCGCGGCGACCTGGTGGTCACCGTCACGGCCACCGGAAACCTCGCCGCCACCAACGAGGTGATGGTGGGCAGCGAGCTGTCGGGCATCATCAAGACGGTAGAGGTTGACTACAACGACCCGGTGGAAAAGGGGCAGCCACTGGCCCGACTGGACGATATCAAGTTCAGGGCCGCTGTTATGAAGTCCCGCGCCGCCCTCGCCTCGGCCCGGGCCAGGCTCGAGGAGGCCGGGGCAACCCGGGTGGAAACGGAAAAGCGCCTCGCCCGGTACCGGAAGACCCGTGCCATGACCGGCGGAAAACTGCCCTCCGTGGAAGAGCTCGAGACCGCGGAAGCCGCCCTGGCCCGGGCCGTCGCCGCGGTGGGCGTCGCCCGGGCGGCCATTGACGAAGCCGACGCCCAACGGGTCGAAGACGAAGCCAACCTGGCCAGGACGATCATATACTCTCCGGTCAACGGCATCGTGCTGAACCGTGACGTGGATCCGGGGCAGACCGTGGCCGCTTCCCTTCAGGCTCCCGTGCTCTTCACCCTGGCCGAGGACCTGCGCCGGATGGAGCTCCAGGTGGACGTTGACGAGGCCGACGTGGGCCAGGTGAAGGAGGGGCAATCCGCCGAATTTACCGTGGACGCCTATCCCGACCTCACCTTCAGAGCCGGCATCACCCAGCTGCGATTCGGGGCCCAGGACACCGACGGCGTCGTCACCTACACGGCCATCATGAATGTCGACAACCCCGATCTGCTGCTGCGGCCGGGAATGACGGCAACGGCGGACATCACGGTGGAGCGCCGGACCGACGCCCTCCTGGTGCCCAACGCAGCCCTCCATTTCACGCCGCCCCAGCCCAAAACGTCCCAACGCCGCGGTTTGATGGGGGCGATCCTGCCGCGTCCGCCCCATTCCAGAAAACCCAGGGCCGGTTCGGATGAAACTCCCGACGCCAGGCAGGTATGGGTTTTGAAGGATGGCCGTCCCGTACCGGTGCCCGTAACCGTCGACGCCACCGACGGGTCCCTCACCGCCGTCACCGGCGGCGCGCTCAACGCCGGGCAGGCGCTGGTGGTGGACGCCGTGGGAGAGGCGTCATGA
- a CDS encoding efflux transporter outer membrane subunit translates to MKRNDDIFARRLQGRIRTAIGGLIVCWLLIWGCAPVGPDYVKPDIRTPDAWYARPPVSESSGKSDAGVLARWWETFDDPALTALIDAAVRRNLDMKQALSRVREARARQRGRRADLFPAVDAAASASKSRSSGKSGAGGTSELYWSGVDAAWELDVFGGLRRSLEASQADLAADEADFQDVKISLMAEVALNYIDVRTYQARLAVSRSNVATQEETWALLDTVHRSGLGDGLAAEQARYNLESSRSRIPDLKTGLAQALNRLDILTARPPGSVHEMLSAARPLPEVAIQAAIGVPADLLRRRPDIRRAERILAAETARVGVAEAERYPRFTLDGTIGLEALSLGDLLQTSSRQWRIGPALNWRIFDAGAIRSGIEIQTAIQEQAMLAYETAILNALEEVENALVAYVREQEKLTALKAATRSARSAADLAEQRFVSGLVGFTDVLDAQRSLLTFEDDAAASRGAVFANLVRLYKVLGGGWDVVRPAASETQPLIPVESHETTP, encoded by the coding sequence ATGAAACGCAATGATGACATTTTCGCCCGCCGGCTGCAAGGCCGGATCCGCACCGCGATTGGCGGCCTGATCGTCTGTTGGCTGCTCATCTGGGGCTGTGCGCCGGTGGGCCCCGACTATGTGAAACCGGACATCCGGACGCCCGACGCCTGGTACGCCCGCCCGCCGGTCTCCGAGAGCTCCGGGAAATCCGATGCCGGGGTCTTGGCGCGCTGGTGGGAGACCTTCGATGATCCGGCCCTCACCGCCCTGATCGACGCGGCCGTCCGCCGAAATCTGGACATGAAACAGGCCCTTTCCCGCGTTCGGGAGGCCCGGGCCCGTCAGCGCGGCCGCCGTGCAGACCTGTTTCCAGCCGTCGACGCCGCTGCCTCGGCGAGCAAAAGCCGAAGCAGCGGGAAGAGCGGCGCCGGCGGCACATCCGAACTCTACTGGAGCGGTGTCGATGCCGCATGGGAGCTCGACGTCTTCGGGGGCCTGCGACGGTCCCTCGAGGCGTCCCAGGCGGATCTGGCGGCCGATGAAGCGGATTTCCAGGACGTGAAAATCTCACTGATGGCCGAGGTGGCCCTCAACTACATCGACGTCAGAACCTACCAGGCCCGGCTCGCCGTCTCCAGGTCCAACGTGGCGACCCAGGAGGAGACCTGGGCGCTGCTGGACACGGTCCACCGTTCCGGCCTGGGCGACGGGCTGGCCGCGGAACAGGCGCGGTACAACCTGGAAAGCAGCCGATCCAGGATCCCCGACCTGAAAACCGGGCTGGCACAGGCCCTTAACCGGCTGGACATCCTGACGGCCCGGCCCCCGGGATCGGTCCATGAAATGCTGTCCGCGGCACGTCCTCTGCCCGAGGTCGCCATCCAGGCCGCCATCGGCGTCCCGGCGGACCTTCTGCGCCGCCGCCCCGACATCCGCAGGGCGGAACGGATCCTGGCGGCGGAAACCGCCCGGGTCGGCGTGGCCGAAGCCGAACGGTATCCCCGGTTTACCCTGGACGGCACCATCGGGCTGGAGGCCCTCTCCCTCGGGGATCTCCTCCAGACTTCGTCCCGGCAATGGCGCATCGGACCCGCCCTCAATTGGCGGATATTCGACGCCGGCGCCATTCGCAGCGGCATCGAAATTCAGACTGCCATCCAGGAGCAGGCGATGCTGGCCTACGAAACAGCGATCCTGAACGCTCTGGAGGAGGTGGAGAACGCCTTGGTCGCCTATGTCCGGGAACAGGAAAAGCTCACGGCCCTGAAAGCGGCCACCCGCTCGGCCCGGTCGGCGGCCGATCTGGCCGAACAGCGCTTCGTGTCGGGTCTCGTCGGGTTCACCGACGTGCTGGATGCCCAGCGATCCCTGCTCACCTTCGAGGACGATGCGGCAGCGAGCCGGGGCGCGGTATTCGCCAATCTCGTGCGCCTCTACAAGGTCCTCGGCGGTGGATGGGACGTTGTTCGACCGGCCGCTTCCGAAACCCAACCCCTCATCCCAGTGGAGAGCCATGAAACAACCCCCTGA
- a CDS encoding ABC transporter permease produces MLWETCMLAQREIRRNVLRSALTILGIVIGVGAVITMVTLGDGATAKVAGDIGKLGSNMLQIRPGQGFRGPGGARSDARPFEAADAAAVARQIPGLSAVAPTASQTVQAIYGNANWSTSVTGSTSAYLEVRDWDIGAGRNFTGGEIRSGKAVCLLGATVKEALFGRAEAVGDTIRLGRISFKVIGLLAEKGQSSFGMDQDDIVLIPLRTLHRRLAGNTDVTAIMVSAKSGVATETVQANIERLMRQRRGISPGKEDDFTVRDMKEIIATLTGTTRVLTGLLAAVAAVSLLVGGIGIMNIMLVSVTERTREIGTRLAIGALERDVLLQFLVEAVVLSAFGGLTGIILGLGAAMAGARMMGIPFVFNAGIVGAAFFFSGAVGVVFGYFPARKAARLNPIEALRAE; encoded by the coding sequence ATGCTCTGGGAAACCTGTATGTTGGCCCAGCGGGAGATCCGCCGCAACGTGCTGCGCTCCGCACTCACCATTCTGGGCATCGTCATCGGGGTCGGCGCCGTCATTACCATGGTGACCCTTGGGGACGGCGCCACCGCCAAGGTCGCCGGCGACATCGGGAAACTGGGCAGCAACATGCTCCAGATTCGACCCGGACAGGGATTCCGGGGGCCCGGGGGGGCAAGATCCGATGCCAGGCCCTTCGAGGCCGCCGATGCCGCGGCCGTAGCGCGTCAGATCCCCGGTCTTTCGGCCGTGGCGCCGACGGCGAGTCAGACCGTCCAGGCCATTTACGGCAACGCCAACTGGTCCACCTCGGTGACCGGCAGCACGTCGGCGTATCTCGAGGTCCGGGACTGGGACATCGGGGCGGGCCGAAACTTCACAGGCGGGGAAATCCGCTCCGGAAAGGCGGTCTGTCTTCTGGGCGCAACGGTAAAGGAGGCCCTTTTCGGCAGGGCGGAGGCGGTGGGGGACACCATCCGGTTAGGCCGGATCTCCTTCAAGGTCATTGGTCTCCTGGCGGAAAAGGGGCAGTCCAGCTTCGGCATGGACCAGGACGACATCGTGCTGATCCCCCTCAGGACCCTCCACCGCCGGCTTGCGGGAAACACCGACGTCACCGCCATCATGGTGTCGGCGAAAAGCGGCGTCGCCACCGAAACGGTCCAGGCCAATATCGAACGCCTGATGCGTCAGCGCCGGGGCATCTCCCCGGGCAAGGAAGACGATTTCACCGTCCGCGACATGAAGGAGATCATCGCCACCCTCACCGGCACCACACGAGTCCTGACGGGACTCCTGGCGGCCGTGGCCGCCGTGAGCCTGCTGGTGGGCGGCATCGGCATCATGAACATCATGCTGGTGTCGGTCACGGAACGCACCCGGGAGATCGGCACCCGGTTGGCCATCGGCGCACTCGAGCGGGACGTCCTGCTCCAGTTTCTGGTGGAAGCGGTGGTCCTTTCCGCCTTTGGCGGCCTCACGGGCATCATTCTGGGACTCGGGGCGGCGATGGCGGGGGCACGGATGATGGGCATTCCTTTTGTCTTCAACGCCGGCATCGTTGGGGCTGCGTTCTTCTTTTCCGGCGCCGTGGGCGTGGTCTTCGGCTATTTCCCGGCCCGGAAGGCCGCCCGGTTGAACCCCATCGAGGCGCTCCGGGCCGAATGA